The following are encoded in a window of Panicum virgatum strain AP13 chromosome 5N, P.virgatum_v5, whole genome shotgun sequence genomic DNA:
- the LOC120672785 gene encoding strigolactone esterase D14-like isoform X2, with protein MYLNPRIEGSGERTLVLSHGYGGSQAIWDMVLPHLARRNKVLLFDWDFSSAPDAGEEGYTFSRFADELVALMDEMKLSGAVYVGHSMAGMVGCIASVKRPDLFAHLVLVGASPRYLNSEDYEGGFDQSHIEAMLGSIAADFRGWAEGFVPLAVGSADPSAVEQLARSFFAMDPRAAHGVARMIFLSDQRGALDDVAAPCTLVHVSRDFAAPPCVGRYMQARMLAARCAAAAMVTIDSVGHFPQLVAPDEMLGILDRVLGDVGRVAEEMMSSEVRYM; from the exons ATGTACCTGAACCCAAGAATCGAAGGCTCTGGCGAGAGGACCCTGGTTCTCTCCCATGGCTACGGAGGTAGCCAGGCCATCTGGGACATGGTGCTACCACACCTGGCACGGAGGAACAAG GTGCTCCTCTTCGACTGGGACTTCTCGAGCGCCCCTGACGCCGGCGAGGAGGGCTACACGTTCTCGAGGTTCGCCGACGAGCTGGTGGCGCTCATGGACGAGATGAAGCTGAGCGGCGCGGTGTACGTGGGGCACTCCATGGCCGGCATGGTCGGCTGCATTGCGTCCGTCAAGCGCCCCGACCTCTTCGCCCATCTCGTCCTCGTCGGCGCATCCCCGAG GTACCTGAACTCGGAGGACTACGAGGGCGGGTTCGACCAGTCCCACATCGAGGCGATGCTGGGCAGCATCGCGGCGGACTTCCGCGGCTGGGCGGAGGGCTTCGTGCCGCTGGCCGTGGGCAGCGCGGACCCGTCGGCGGTGGAGCAGCTGGCGCGGAGCTTCTTCGCCATGGACCCGCGCGCGGCGCACGGGGTGGCGCGCATGATCTTCCTGAGCGACCAGCGCGGGGCGCTGGACGACGTGGCCGCGCCGTGCACGCTGGTGCACGTCTCCCGCgacttcgccgcgccgccgtgcgtcGGGCGGTACATGCAGGCCCGCATGCTGGCGGCGcgctgcgccgcggcggccatggtcacCATCGACTCGGTGGGCCACTTCCCGCAGCTCGTCGCGCCCGACGAGATGCTGGGGATACTCGACCGCGTGCTCGGAGACGTCGGCAGGGTGgcagaggagatgatgagcagcGAGGTGCGCTACATGTAA
- the LOC120672784 gene encoding F-box/FBD/LRR-repeat protein At1g13570-like: protein MDETLGAALSYLPSPAVSSSAYLSSPFPAASPAGEEEDRVGRLPDAILRNIVSRLPTKDAARTAVLSSRWRHLWTSIPLVLHDGAGGLAPDAAAAALASHPGPVRSARIAASQDPEAVASVFASLAARGVEDLLVVVNASWPVEWRVPSDVLACAALGRLWIGLCQFPDTSGVAPALLSLQELGIFHSSVPDRDLHAVIPRCPVLETLAFALTQDYPRYVHIWSESLRCVVIWKSMLREVHLDDAPNVDRLLVEPIADAATHIKIIKAPNLKILGYFDVGLHQLKIGNTVIKIDTKVKPSAMVRTLRTLALKVQFGVEDQVKLVPTLLKCFPCLEALYITSVPSEASVNVDIEFWDQVGFTECVYSHLKKLVLEAVRGEHSELAFAKFVMERAQMLEDMRVIVDGSCSRDVLLSRLSSEGCVSADATVVVERFDGTAWSFQRAIDLLQTDPFGY from the exons atggACGAGACCCTCGGTGCCGCCCTCTCCtacctcccctcccctgccgTCTCGTCCTCCGCCTACCTCTCCTCCCCCTTCCCCGCGGCCTcccccgccggcgaggaggaggaccgCGTCGGCCGCCTTCCCGACGCGATCCTCCGCAACATTGTCTCCCGCCTCCCCACCAAGGATGCCGCCCGCACCGCCGTGCTCTCCTCCCGCTGGCGCCACCTCTGGACCTCCATCCCTCTCGTCCTccacgacggcgccggcgggctcgcccccgacgccgccgcagcggcgcTCGCCTCCCACCCGGGCCCCGTCCGCTCCGCGCGCATCGCCGCCTCGCAGGACCCCGAGGCCGTCGCCTCCGTGttcgcctccctcgccgccagaGGCGTCGAGGACCTCCTCGTCGTGGTCAACGCCTCCTGGCCCGTCGAGTGGCGCGTCCCCTCCGACGTCCTGGCCTGCGCGGCCCTCGGCCGCCTCTGGATCGGCCTCTGCCAGTTCCCGGACACGTCCGGCGTCGCTCCGGCCCTCCTGAGCCTGCAGGAACTCGGCATTTTCCACTCCTCCGTGCCGGACCgcgacctccacgccgtgatCCCACGCTGCCCCGTGCTCGAGACCCTCGCGTTCGCGCTCACTCAGGACTACCCGAGATACGTCCACATCTGGTCGGAGAGCCTCCGCTGCGTGGTGATTTGGAAGTCAATGCTCAGAGAAGTGCACCTTGATGACGCCCCCAACGTGGACCGGCTACTGGTGGAGCCGATTGCTGATGCTGCCACACACATCAAGATCATTAAAGCACCAAATCTGAAGATTCTTGGTTACTTTGATGTTGGACTGCATCAGCTCAAGATCGGTAATACTGTCATCAAG ATCGATACAAAGGTGAAGCCAAGCGCAATGGTTAGGACCCTCAGGACATTGGCATTGAAGGTGCAGTTTGGAGTCGAGGATCAAGTGAAGTTGGTTCCCACCTTGCTCAAATGCTTCCCATGCCTAGAGGCTTTGTATATCACG TCGGTTCCTTCTGAAGCATCAGTCAATGTTGACATAGAATTCTGGGATCAAGTTGGCTTCACAGAATGTGTCTATTCACATCTAAAGAAGCTGGTGTTAGAAGCTGTGCGAGGCGAGCATAGTGAACTGGCGTTTGCAAAGTTTGTCATGGAAAGAGCTCAAATGCTGGAGGATATGCGTGTCATAGTGGATGGTAGTTGCTCGAGAGATGTTCTACTAAGTCGTTTATCTTCAGAAGGGTGTGTGTCTGCAGATGCTACAGTTGTGGTGGAGAGGTTCGATGGGACTGCATGGTCCTTCCAGAGAGCCATTGACTTGTTGCAGACTGATCCATTTGGTTACTGA
- the LOC120672786 gene encoding uncharacterized protein LOC120672786 has translation AAAAAEDLHRQVGVASTVGIDLAPAPPLVVRGGFHAQPFPDATFDFEFSNVFDHALYPDRFAAEIEWTLRPGGGAVLHVAVHRRGDKYSANDLLDVQGLVGLFRGYDVVRIPQLADRAEYYCWLLLAHQLALCMCIYQSSSPHMLLYLLVLGFGLFIYLIAVL, from the coding sequence gcagcagcagcagcagaggatcTCCATCGCCAAGTCGGGGTTGCCAGCACCGTCGGCATCGACCtcgccccggccccgccgctCGTCGTCCGGGGGGGCTTCCACGCCCAGCCCTTCCCCGACGCCACCTTCGACTTCGAGTTCTCTAACGTCTTCGACCACGCGCTCTACCCGGACCGCTTTGCCGCTGAGATCGAGTGGACCCTgcgccctggcggcggcgccgtcctccACGTCGCCGTGCACCGCCGCGGGGACAAGTACTCCGCCAACGACCTGCTCGACGTCCAGGGCCTCGTTGGCCTCTTCCGGGGCTACGACGTCGTCAGGATCCCACAGCTAGCTGACAGAGCCGAGTActactgctggctgctgcttgcTCATCAGCTCGCTCTTTGCATGTGCATCTACCAGAGCTCATCACCTCACATGCTGCTTTATTTACTAGTGCTTGGATttggtttatttatttatttgattgCCGTGCTTTAA